In Nicotiana tabacum cultivar K326 chromosome 11, ASM71507v2, whole genome shotgun sequence, a single window of DNA contains:
- the LOC107798902 gene encoding non-classical arabinogalactan protein 31-like produces the protein MENKIQVILIVSSLPLALFFPVTFAYAHVPAKPMETTVNVVIEGMVYCQSCDNYGSWSLSGAKPIPKAKVSVICKTYKKRVNFYKPFETNEYGYFYAELQGFEMGHSYLDHPLHSCRVKLVSSPLETCNVFSNINNGLNGAKLRFEDKTIDRSDYKAVIYTAGPLAFRPTYCPPK, from the coding sequence ATGGAAAATAAAATCCAAGTTATCCTAATCGTCTCATCCCTCCCTCTTGCTCTGTTCTTTCCAGTGACATTCGCGTATGCTCATGTCCCGGCCAAGCCAATGGAGACGACAGTAAACGTGGTGATCGAGGGTATGGTTTATTGCCAAAGTTGCGATAACTACGGATCATGGTCATTATCAGGAGCTAAGCCAATCCCAAAAGCTAAAGTGAGTGTTATTTGCAAAACCTACAAGAAAAGAGTAAACTTTTACAAGCCATTTGAAACAAATGAATATGGTTATTTCTATGCAGAATTACAAGGTTTTGAAATGGGACATTCTTATTTAGACCATCCTTTACATTCATGTCGTGTGAAATTGGTCTCTTCTCCTTTAGAAACATGCAATGTTTTTAGTAATATTAACAATGGACTCAATGGTGCAAAACTCAGATTTGAAGACAAGACAATTGACAGAAGTGATTACAAAGCTGTAATTTATACTGCTGGTCCTTTGGCTTTTCGACCAACTTACTGCCCACCTAAATAA